One stretch of Methylopila sp. 73B DNA includes these proteins:
- a CDS encoding glucoamylase family protein produces the protein MSEGVWTDRSPVREELFGAERLEQHAATLAAAQHVTAKPLRVRSLRDRLDENAATLLAAYKTSAAELEGGRGVTPAAEWLLDNYHLVEDQIREIREDLPGGYYRQLPKLSGGPFVGYPRVFGLAWAYVAHTDSHFDPEILTRFVAAYQRVQPLTIGELWAVAITIRIVLIENLRRLADQISVARTARADAEGLANRLLASGGAQSALDADIVTRASGPVSELFAAQLAKRLRDQDPRTNPALEWLDQRLTLQGSSIDESVRHAQMRQGASNVTIRNVITSMRLISDIDWAELFESVSLVDERLRRESDFAAMDFATRNLYRSAIEQLARGSSASELEVADAALAASRPDGAEPSAEAERVRDPGFHLIAEGRPELERTIGFRASPRLWLNRFSIRLGIGGYVGAILLVSAALLGGVVWAMVSAGGGVIWPLVVALLGVIPATEVARALVNRLIGWSFGANALPGLDLSGGVPPELRTLVVMPTLLTGDADLAEQIARLEVHFLAGGRGDMSFAIVLDGVDADRESLDSDAASLTSAAVAIARLNATHGPAPAGDRFLLLHRRRVFNAAEGVWMGWERKRGKLHELNRLLRGATDTTFISVDGRPPRVPPDVRYVITLDADTRLPRDAASRLIGKMAHPLNRPSFDPAGRRVVGGYGILQPRVTPSLPIGQEGSAYQRAFSAPGGVDPYAAAVSDVYQDLFGEGSYTGKGIYDVDAFEAALAGRTPDNAMLSHDLFEGVFARAGLASDVELIEDFPARYDVAARRQHRWTRGDWQLLPWVLGVGQGVGGLPAVGRGKMLDNLRRSLLAPAALATLGACWLAPASAAAWGVLFLVLALAIPTALHVVFTVVPGRAGIHLGAHNRVLLGDLRLTATQIGLSLAFLPDQAWRAGDAIARTLDRVFRTRRLLLEWTTAAQSTAAPRLSVGGFYRMMAGGTGLGLGLAALCLALAPGAWALILPFAALWAAAPAIARWSSCAPSVPSDLAVSPDDARELRLIARRTWRFFETFVTPADNMLPPDNFQEDPRPVIARRTSPTNIGLYLLSAVAARDFGWAGTAETLDRLEATFASLRKLERHRGHFLNWYGTEDLEPLIPAYVSTVDSGNLAGHLIALANACEEWAGEPAAPSVRRGLADNLALARRSLATLASGKDAHAGRIAALLDEIDAQLKGGVAIPTLAPALTRLAAKVLKLAGDAPPEASGGASDFVFWIRAFARAVAEHARNDASESPASALGRRAAAIAAEARDTALAMDFAFLLDPERKLLSIGYLLPDNRLDTSCYDLLASEARLASLFAIAKGDAPTRHWFRLGRTATPVGGASALISWSGSMFEYLMPSLVMRAPAGSLLEQTNRLIVRRQQEYGRSLGVPWGVSESAYNARDLEFTYQYLNFGVPGLGLKRGLAENAVFAPYATALAAMVDPQGALANFARLAALGASGRYGFYDAIDFTRTRLPQGASVAIVRTFMAHHQGMTIVSLANVLHEGRMRARFHREPMIQACDLLMQERMPRDVAVLQSRADEVRASPEQVVTASVLRHVTPSAGGAPVTHVLSNGRYAVMLTAEGAGYSRWRDLAVTRWRGDATRDDLGSFVTLRDVATGRIWSAAAQPLKSAADHQEVVFGEDQASFIRRDGPLTTIMETIVSGEVDGEVRRVTLTNAGRTPFEIDLTSYSEIVLAPPAADAAHPAFAKLFVVTEHLPEFGALVATRRPRANGEAAICAAHFAVVEGAESADPGYETDRATFLGRSLAPAEAFARNASRPLSNTVGAVLDPVFAIRRRVVVPAGGQARVAFWTVVANAREELLDLVDTHHDRSAFDRAKTLAWTQAQVQLRHLDVSADEAADFQRLAAPLLYPDARFRAASDAIVRGAGPQSGLWPYAISGDLPIVVLRIDDVEDMAQVHQLLRAHEYWRMKRISIDLIIINEHASSYLQDLQIAIDTAVRSSQSRPRLGDAAALGSVYTLRADLLPTEALALLVSVARVTLTARRGPIAAKMLRLLGPAPFAAPAPRKTPAATSTAAQRAPATNGLEFFNGLGGFGDNGREYVVVLDGGRTTPAPWINVIANPAFGFQVSAGGSGSTWSENSRENQLTPWSNDPVMDPAGEAIYVRDEETGDVWTPTAQPICDGGLYVARHRFGSSRFEHEAHGVALELTQFVAPADPIKISRLTLRNTSGRPRRVSVTAFAEWALGTARGPSAPFVTTEVDRDTGALFARNPWGSTFPGRVAFADLSGRQTGFTADRGEFLGRNGGPEAPAALFRDRPLSGATGAGLDPCAALSTSVALKIDESVEIVWFLGQCRSEEDARALVRRYRAADLDAVLAEVADGWRARLGAVQVRTPDRAMDIMLNGWLLYQALACRIWARSGFYQASGAYGFRDQMQDGMALSLIDPAETRSHLLRAASRQFPEGDVQHWWLPHSGQGVRTRISDDRVWLAYAAATYVATSGDAAVLDEETSFLEGPLLKAGEHDAFFQPMASDERASLFEHCARGLDQCVELTGSHGLPLMGSGDWNDGMNRVGEGGRGESVWLGWLFVRTVALFAPLAASRDPERAARWRAHAESVRAAIEREAWDGDWYRRATFDDGTWLGSADSDECRIDQIAQSWAVLSGAADPERAARAMASVDERLIRREDGVAVLFAPPFVSTPHDPGYIKGYPAGLRENGGQYSHAAMWSILAFAKLGDGARAHGLFALLNPINHALDGAGTERYKVEPYVLAADVYSVAPHVGRGGWTWYTGSAAWMYRAGLEGILGVTREGEHLRIAPVIPPSWAGFEATLTIGATVYRLRVQRPEAADDKPWRCTLDGASLDRADDGVLIPLDGLDHELTLTAGAAA, from the coding sequence ATGTCCGAAGGGGTGTGGACCGATCGTTCGCCAGTGCGCGAGGAGCTGTTCGGGGCGGAGCGCCTCGAGCAGCACGCCGCGACGCTTGCTGCGGCCCAGCACGTCACCGCCAAGCCGCTGCGCGTGCGATCACTGCGTGACCGGCTGGATGAGAACGCCGCCACGCTGCTCGCTGCCTACAAGACCAGCGCCGCGGAGCTTGAGGGTGGGCGTGGCGTCACACCCGCGGCCGAGTGGCTGCTCGACAATTACCACCTCGTGGAAGACCAGATCCGCGAGATCCGCGAAGATCTGCCGGGGGGGTATTACCGCCAGCTGCCGAAGCTTTCAGGGGGGCCGTTCGTCGGCTATCCGCGCGTATTTGGGCTCGCCTGGGCCTACGTCGCCCACACCGACAGTCACTTCGATCCCGAGATCCTCACGCGTTTCGTCGCCGCCTATCAGCGGGTGCAGCCGCTCACGATCGGCGAGCTGTGGGCGGTGGCGATCACGATCCGCATCGTCCTGATCGAAAATCTCCGGAGGCTCGCCGATCAGATCAGCGTCGCCCGCACGGCGCGCGCCGACGCCGAAGGCCTCGCGAACCGGCTTCTGGCGTCCGGCGGCGCGCAGTCCGCGCTCGACGCCGACATCGTCACGCGCGCGTCCGGCCCGGTCTCCGAGCTGTTCGCCGCCCAGCTCGCAAAACGATTGCGCGATCAGGACCCACGCACCAATCCGGCGCTGGAATGGCTGGACCAGCGGTTGACGCTGCAGGGGTCGTCGATCGACGAGTCCGTCCGGCACGCCCAGATGCGCCAGGGCGCGTCGAACGTCACGATCCGGAACGTGATCACCAGCATGCGGCTGATTTCCGACATCGACTGGGCGGAGCTGTTCGAAAGCGTCAGCCTGGTGGACGAGCGGCTGCGGCGCGAAAGCGATTTCGCGGCGATGGATTTTGCGACCCGCAATCTCTACCGCAGCGCGATCGAGCAACTCGCGCGCGGCTCGTCCGCCAGCGAGCTCGAGGTCGCCGATGCGGCTCTCGCGGCGTCGCGGCCCGACGGGGCGGAGCCTTCGGCTGAAGCGGAGCGCGTCCGCGATCCTGGCTTCCACCTGATCGCCGAAGGTCGCCCGGAGCTTGAACGGACGATCGGCTTCCGCGCGTCGCCGCGGCTGTGGCTGAACCGGTTCAGCATCCGGCTCGGCATCGGCGGCTATGTCGGCGCGATCCTCCTGGTCTCGGCCGCGCTGCTCGGCGGCGTCGTCTGGGCGATGGTCTCGGCGGGAGGCGGAGTGATCTGGCCGCTGGTTGTGGCTCTGCTCGGCGTCATTCCCGCGACCGAGGTCGCGAGAGCGCTCGTCAACCGCCTGATCGGCTGGAGCTTCGGGGCGAACGCGCTGCCCGGGCTCGATCTCTCCGGCGGCGTGCCGCCTGAGCTGCGGACCCTGGTCGTGATGCCGACCCTGCTCACCGGCGACGCCGACCTCGCCGAGCAGATCGCGCGCCTCGAAGTGCATTTTCTTGCGGGCGGCCGTGGCGACATGTCGTTCGCCATCGTCCTCGACGGCGTCGACGCGGACCGCGAGAGCCTCGACAGTGACGCGGCGTCGCTCACATCGGCCGCCGTCGCGATCGCGCGGCTGAACGCGACGCACGGCCCGGCGCCGGCCGGCGACCGCTTCCTGCTGCTTCATCGCCGTCGCGTGTTCAACGCCGCCGAGGGCGTGTGGATGGGCTGGGAGCGCAAGCGCGGCAAGCTGCACGAGCTGAACCGGCTGCTGCGCGGCGCGACCGATACGACCTTCATATCCGTCGACGGACGTCCGCCGCGGGTCCCGCCGGACGTGCGCTACGTCATCACCCTCGACGCGGACACCCGCCTGCCGCGCGACGCCGCCAGCCGCCTGATCGGTAAGATGGCGCATCCGCTGAACCGGCCGAGCTTCGATCCCGCCGGAAGACGCGTGGTCGGCGGCTACGGCATCCTTCAACCGCGCGTGACGCCATCCCTGCCCATCGGACAGGAAGGCTCGGCCTACCAGCGGGCGTTCTCGGCGCCCGGGGGCGTCGATCCCTACGCGGCCGCCGTCTCGGACGTCTATCAGGACCTGTTCGGCGAGGGATCCTACACCGGCAAGGGCATCTACGACGTCGACGCCTTCGAGGCGGCGCTCGCGGGCCGCACGCCCGACAACGCGATGCTGAGCCACGATTTGTTCGAGGGCGTCTTCGCGCGCGCAGGGCTCGCATCCGACGTCGAGTTGATCGAGGATTTCCCGGCCCGCTACGACGTCGCGGCGCGGCGGCAGCACCGCTGGACGCGCGGCGACTGGCAGTTGCTCCCGTGGGTGTTGGGCGTCGGGCAGGGCGTCGGCGGCCTGCCGGCCGTCGGCCGCGGCAAGATGCTCGACAATCTGCGCCGCTCGCTTCTCGCGCCCGCGGCGCTGGCGACGCTCGGCGCGTGCTGGCTCGCGCCGGCGAGCGCGGCCGCATGGGGCGTGCTGTTCCTCGTCCTGGCGCTCGCCATCCCGACGGCGCTTCACGTGGTCTTCACGGTCGTGCCGGGTCGGGCGGGGATCCATCTCGGCGCCCACAACCGCGTGCTGCTGGGCGACCTCAGGCTCACCGCGACGCAGATCGGCCTGTCGCTCGCCTTCCTGCCGGATCAGGCGTGGCGCGCGGGCGACGCGATCGCGCGCACGCTCGACCGCGTGTTCCGGACCCGCCGTCTGCTGCTCGAATGGACGACGGCCGCGCAGTCGACCGCCGCTCCGCGCCTGAGCGTGGGCGGCTTCTACCGGATGATGGCGGGCGGGACCGGCCTCGGGCTTGGGCTCGCGGCCCTCTGCCTTGCGCTTGCGCCGGGGGCCTGGGCGTTGATCCTGCCGTTCGCCGCACTGTGGGCGGCGGCGCCCGCGATCGCGCGCTGGTCGAGCTGCGCGCCGAGCGTCCCGTCGGATCTCGCGGTCTCGCCCGACGACGCGCGCGAACTTCGGTTGATCGCCCGCAGGACGTGGCGGTTTTTCGAGACCTTCGTGACGCCGGCCGACAACATGCTGCCGCCGGACAACTTCCAGGAAGACCCCCGTCCGGTCATCGCGCGGCGCACCTCGCCGACCAACATCGGGCTCTACCTGCTGTCGGCGGTGGCGGCGCGCGACTTCGGCTGGGCCGGCACGGCCGAGACGCTCGACCGGCTCGAGGCGACCTTCGCGTCGCTTCGAAAGCTCGAGCGCCATCGCGGGCACTTCCTGAACTGGTACGGGACCGAAGACCTCGAACCTCTCATCCCGGCCTATGTCTCGACGGTCGACAGCGGAAACCTGGCGGGGCACCTCATCGCGCTCGCCAACGCCTGCGAGGAGTGGGCCGGGGAGCCCGCCGCGCCTTCGGTGCGGCGGGGGCTCGCCGACAACCTCGCCCTGGCCCGCCGGAGCCTCGCCACGCTCGCGTCGGGAAAGGACGCTCACGCCGGGCGGATCGCCGCGCTGCTCGACGAGATCGACGCCCAGCTGAAGGGCGGCGTCGCGATCCCGACGCTCGCGCCCGCTTTGACGCGGCTCGCCGCCAAGGTGCTGAAGCTCGCGGGCGACGCGCCGCCGGAAGCGTCGGGGGGAGCCTCGGACTTCGTGTTCTGGATCAGGGCGTTCGCGCGCGCAGTCGCCGAGCACGCCAGGAACGACGCGTCCGAAAGCCCCGCCTCTGCGCTCGGGCGGAGGGCGGCCGCGATCGCCGCGGAGGCGCGGGACACCGCTCTGGCGATGGATTTCGCGTTCCTGCTCGATCCGGAACGCAAGCTTCTGTCGATCGGCTACCTGCTGCCGGACAACCGCCTGGACACGAGCTGCTACGACCTGCTCGCCTCCGAGGCGCGCCTCGCCAGCCTGTTCGCCATCGCCAAGGGCGACGCCCCGACGCGGCACTGGTTCCGTCTCGGCCGCACCGCGACCCCGGTCGGCGGCGCCTCCGCGCTGATCTCCTGGTCGGGCTCGATGTTCGAGTATCTGATGCCGTCGCTCGTCATGCGCGCGCCGGCCGGCAGCCTGCTCGAGCAGACCAACCGCCTGATCGTTCGGCGCCAGCAGGAGTACGGAAGGTCGCTCGGGGTTCCGTGGGGCGTTTCGGAGTCGGCCTACAACGCCCGCGATCTCGAGTTCACCTACCAGTATCTGAACTTCGGCGTGCCGGGCCTCGGGCTGAAGCGGGGCCTCGCCGAGAACGCCGTGTTCGCGCCTTACGCGACCGCGCTCGCCGCCATGGTGGACCCGCAGGGCGCGCTGGCGAACTTCGCCCGTCTCGCCGCGCTCGGCGCGAGCGGCCGCTATGGGTTCTACGACGCGATCGACTTCACCCGCACGCGTCTGCCCCAGGGCGCGAGCGTCGCGATCGTGCGCACCTTCATGGCCCATCACCAGGGAATGACGATCGTGTCCCTCGCGAACGTCCTGCATGAGGGCCGGATGCGCGCGCGCTTCCATCGCGAGCCGATGATCCAGGCCTGTGACCTGCTGATGCAGGAGCGCATGCCGCGGGACGTCGCAGTCCTCCAGTCGCGGGCCGATGAGGTCAGGGCCTCGCCAGAACAGGTCGTGACGGCCTCGGTCCTGCGGCATGTGACGCCGTCCGCCGGCGGCGCTCCGGTGACGCATGTGCTCTCGAACGGCCGCTACGCCGTCATGTTGACCGCCGAAGGCGCCGGCTACAGCCGCTGGCGCGATCTTGCGGTGACCCGCTGGCGCGGCGACGCCACGCGCGACGACCTCGGGTCCTTCGTGACGCTGCGCGACGTCGCGACCGGCCGGATCTGGTCGGCCGCAGCGCAGCCGCTCAAGTCGGCCGCGGACCACCAGGAGGTTGTGTTCGGCGAGGACCAGGCGAGCTTCATCCGTCGCGACGGGCCGCTGACGACCATCATGGAGACGATCGTCTCGGGAGAGGTCGACGGCGAGGTGCGGCGGGTCACGCTGACCAACGCCGGCCGGACTCCCTTCGAGATCGACCTGACGTCTTACTCCGAGATCGTGCTGGCGCCTCCCGCCGCCGACGCCGCGCATCCGGCCTTCGCCAAGCTGTTCGTCGTGACCGAGCATCTGCCCGAGTTCGGCGCGCTGGTGGCCACGCGCCGGCCGCGGGCGAACGGCGAGGCGGCGATCTGCGCGGCGCACTTCGCGGTCGTGGAAGGCGCCGAGTCCGCCGATCCCGGGTACGAGACCGATCGCGCGACATTCCTCGGACGCAGCCTCGCGCCCGCCGAGGCCTTCGCGCGCAACGCCTCCCGGCCGCTCTCGAACACCGTGGGCGCCGTGCTCGACCCGGTGTTCGCCATCCGGCGCCGGGTGGTGGTTCCGGCCGGAGGCCAGGCGCGCGTCGCGTTCTGGACCGTCGTGGCGAACGCGCGCGAGGAGCTGCTCGACCTCGTCGACACGCATCACGACCGCAGCGCGTTCGACCGGGCCAAGACGCTCGCCTGGACGCAGGCCCAGGTGCAGCTTCGTCATCTCGACGTGAGCGCCGACGAGGCCGCCGACTTCCAGCGGCTTGCGGCGCCGCTGCTTTACCCGGACGCGCGCTTCCGGGCCGCGTCAGACGCGATCGTCCGGGGCGCCGGTCCCCAGTCCGGGCTCTGGCCCTACGCGATCTCCGGCGATCTGCCGATCGTCGTGCTGCGGATCGACGACGTCGAGGACATGGCCCAGGTCCATCAGTTGTTGCGGGCCCATGAGTACTGGCGGATGAAGCGGATTTCGATCGATCTCATCATCATCAACGAGCACGCCTCGTCCTACCTCCAGGACCTGCAGATCGCGATCGACACCGCCGTCCGCAGCAGCCAGTCGCGGCCGCGGCTTGGCGACGCGGCGGCGCTGGGTTCGGTCTACACCTTGCGCGCCGACCTGCTCCCGACCGAGGCCCTCGCCCTCCTGGTCTCGGTCGCGCGGGTCACTCTGACGGCCCGACGCGGTCCGATCGCGGCGAAGATGCTGCGGCTTCTCGGCCCCGCGCCGTTCGCCGCGCCTGCGCCACGCAAGACGCCGGCGGCGACCAGCACGGCCGCGCAGCGCGCCCCGGCGACCAACGGGCTCGAGTTCTTCAACGGGCTCGGCGGCTTTGGCGACAACGGCCGCGAATATGTCGTCGTGCTCGACGGCGGCCGCACGACGCCGGCGCCATGGATCAACGTGATCGCCAATCCGGCGTTCGGCTTCCAGGTCTCGGCCGGCGGCAGCGGCTCGACCTGGTCGGAGAACAGCCGCGAGAACCAGCTGACGCCCTGGTCGAACGACCCGGTGATGGACCCGGCCGGCGAGGCGATCTACGTCCGCGACGAGGAGACCGGCGACGTCTGGACTCCGACCGCGCAGCCGATCTGCGACGGCGGACTCTACGTCGCGCGGCATCGCTTCGGCTCCAGCCGCTTCGAGCACGAGGCGCATGGCGTCGCCCTCGAGCTCACGCAGTTCGTGGCTCCGGCCGACCCGATCAAGATCTCCCGGCTAACGCTTCGGAACACGTCCGGCCGTCCGCGGCGCGTGTCCGTGACGGCGTTCGCCGAGTGGGCTCTCGGGACCGCCCGCGGACCGTCCGCGCCGTTCGTGACGACCGAGGTCGATCGTGACACCGGCGCGCTGTTCGCGCGCAATCCCTGGGGTTCGACGTTTCCCGGCCGCGTCGCCTTCGCCGACCTTTCCGGCCGCCAGACCGGCTTCACGGCCGACCGCGGTGAGTTCCTTGGCCGCAACGGCGGTCCCGAAGCGCCGGCCGCGCTGTTCCGCGACCGGCCGCTCTCCGGCGCGACCGGCGCCGGGCTCGACCCCTGCGCGGCGCTCTCGACCAGCGTCGCGCTCAAAATCGACGAAAGCGTCGAGATCGTCTGGTTCCTGGGTCAATGCCGCTCAGAGGAGGACGCGCGCGCGCTCGTGCGCCGCTACCGCGCCGCCGACCTCGACGCCGTGCTGGCGGAGGTCGCAGATGGCTGGAGAGCGCGGCTGGGAGCCGTTCAGGTCCGCACGCCGGACCGCGCGATGGACATCATGCTCAACGGCTGGCTGCTCTATCAGGCGCTCGCGTGCCGCATCTGGGCGCGTTCGGGCTTCTATCAAGCGAGCGGCGCCTACGGGTTCCGCGACCAGATGCAGGACGGCATGGCGCTGTCGCTGATCGATCCGGCGGAGACGCGCAGCCACCTGCTGCGCGCCGCAAGCCGCCAGTTCCCGGAAGGCGACGTGCAGCATTGGTGGCTGCCGCACTCGGGCCAGGGGGTGCGCACGCGGATCTCCGACGACCGGGTCTGGCTGGCCTACGCCGCCGCGACCTACGTCGCGACCTCCGGCGACGCCGCAGTCCTCGACGAGGAGACGAGCTTCCTCGAAGGGCCCCTGCTGAAAGCCGGCGAGCACGACGCCTTCTTCCAGCCGATGGCGTCGGACGAACGCGCCTCGCTGTTCGAGCATTGCGCGCGCGGCCTCGACCAGTGCGTCGAACTCACCGGATCGCATGGCCTGCCGCTGATGGGCTCGGGCGACTGGAACGACGGCATGAACCGCGTCGGCGAGGGCGGACGGGGCGAGAGCGTCTGGCTCGGCTGGCTGTTCGTCCGCACGGTCGCCCTGTTTGCGCCGCTCGCCGCGAGCCGCGATCCGGAGCGCGCCGCGCGCTGGCGAGCCCACGCCGAAAGCGTGCGCGCCGCGATCGAACGCGAGGCCTGGGACGGCGACTGGTACCGCCGCGCGACCTTCGACGACGGGACGTGGCTGGGATCGGCCGACAGCGACGAATGCCGCATCGACCAGATCGCGCAGTCCTGGGCGGTTCTGTCCGGCGCCGCCGACCCGGAACGGGCGGCCCGCGCGATGGCGTCGGTCGACGAACGGCTGATCCGGCGCGAGGACGGCGTCGCGGTGCTGTTCGCGCCGCCGTTCGTCTCGACCCCGCACGATCCCGGCTACATCAAGGGCTATCCGGCGGGCCTGCGAGAGAACGGCGGGCAGTACTCCCACGCCGCGATGTGGTCGATCCTCGCCTTCGCCAAGCTCGGCGACGGAGCCAGGGCCCATGGCCTGTTCGCCCTGCTGAACCCGATCAACCACGCGCTCGATGGCGCGGGGACCGAGCGCTACAAGGTCGAGCCCTACGTGCTGGCGGCCGACGTCTATTCCGTCGCGCCGCATGTCGGACGCGGCGGCTGGACCTGGTACACGGGTTCCGCCGCGTGGATGTACCGCGCGGGACTCGAGGGAATTCTTGGCGTCACCCGCGAAGGCGAACATCTGCGCATAGCGCCGGTGATCCCGCCGTCGTGGGCTGGGTTCGAGGCGACCCTAACAATTGGCGCCACGGTCTACCGGTTAAGGGTGCAGCGGCCTGAGGCTGCCGACGACAAGCCCTGGCGGTGCACCCTCGACGGAGCATCGCTCGATCGGGCCGACGACGGCGTACTGATCCCGCTCGATGGACTCGACCATGAGCTGACCCTCACGGCAGGTGCCGCCGCATAG
- a CDS encoding AraC family transcriptional regulator, with translation MNDAMDELRRIVMRAGDTWTATGLPRVSMVRAEACSDQVYEPMLHLVLQGAKSLSVGDRVLGFEEATYFVVPVDLPAIGQVSSDRPGRPYLALSLALDPATIATVLSDADRTSADRNAASFKASKATPELIDAWLRLMRLMDQPDEAQVLAPLIEREILFRVLQGPQGDVLREMARADSRWAQVRRAIDWIRAHFAEPFRVEPLATTVGMSVATFYRHFRAVTAMTPIQYQKRLRLLKARRMLLFEPRDAAAIAFSVGYESPSQFSREYARMFGMPPVRDVERFKPPPGSVNSDQLPPRALEHLRGM, from the coding sequence ATGAATGACGCGATGGACGAGCTGCGCCGCATTGTCATGCGCGCGGGCGACACATGGACTGCGACCGGGTTGCCTCGCGTGTCGATGGTCCGCGCCGAGGCCTGCTCGGACCAAGTCTATGAGCCGATGCTCCACCTCGTCCTGCAGGGCGCGAAGAGCCTGTCCGTCGGGGACCGGGTCCTTGGCTTCGAGGAGGCGACTTACTTCGTCGTCCCCGTCGACCTCCCGGCCATCGGACAGGTCAGTTCGGACCGGCCGGGCCGGCCATATCTCGCGCTCAGCTTGGCTTTGGATCCCGCCACCATCGCCACCGTGCTGTCCGACGCCGACAGGACGTCAGCTGACCGCAACGCGGCGTCGTTCAAGGCCTCGAAGGCCACTCCCGAGCTGATAGACGCATGGCTCCGTCTCATGAGGCTGATGGACCAGCCTGACGAGGCGCAGGTGCTTGCGCCTCTGATTGAGCGCGAGATCCTCTTCCGCGTCCTGCAGGGGCCACAGGGCGACGTGCTGCGCGAGATGGCGCGTGCCGACAGCCGCTGGGCGCAGGTACGCCGCGCGATCGACTGGATCCGGGCGCATTTCGCCGAGCCCTTCCGGGTGGAGCCCCTTGCAACGACGGTGGGCATGAGCGTGGCGACCTTTTACCGCCACTTCAGGGCGGTCACGGCGATGACGCCGATCCAGTACCAGAAGCGGCTGCGCCTACTGAAGGCAAGGAGGATGCTGCTGTTCGAGCCTCGCGACGCCGCGGCGATCGCCTTCTCGGTCGGCTACGAGAGCCCCTCGCAGTTCAGCCGAGAATACGCGCGCATGTTCGGCATGCCGCCGGTCCGCGACGTCGAGCGCTTCAAGCCGCCGCCGGGCAGCGTGAACTCCGATCAGCTACCGCCCCGTGCGCTTGAGCATCTCCGAGGGATGTAG
- a CDS encoding IS1182 family transposase yields MMGERQVDQAALFYEFSLERHVPQDHLLRAIDRFVDLSEVRRDLAPFYSSIGRPSIDPELLIRMLLVGYCFGVRSERRLCEEVHLNLAYRWFCGLGLDGDVPDHSTFSKNRHGRFRDSDLLRKLFETVVRRCMAEGLVGGDGFAVDASLIRADANRQRSAEGTDEVDWEELAATRRAVREYLDTLDNAAWGAASPTTPKFVSRSDPAAQWTGAHKGHAFFAYATNYLIDLDHAVIVDVEPSRAIRQAEVGSARTMINRTQDRFGLWPERLAADSAYGAAEMLAWLVHERGIEPHIPVFDKSARTDGTFSRSDFPYDHARDLYTCPAGNELRPRQRVYRTSAPLVDDDGMMRYRASKFDCDACSLKPQCCPNAPARKIPRSIHEGARDMARDIAKTDAYTASRRERKKVEMLFAHLKRILRLDRLRLRGPCGARDEFLLAATAQNLRKLAKMVLAPSPIPA; encoded by the coding sequence ATGATGGGCGAGCGGCAAGTCGACCAAGCGGCGCTGTTCTATGAGTTCTCTCTCGAGCGGCATGTGCCGCAAGATCACCTGCTGAGGGCGATCGACCGGTTCGTCGACCTGTCAGAGGTGCGGCGGGATCTGGCTCCCTTCTATAGCTCGATCGGGCGTCCTTCGATCGACCCTGAGCTGCTGATCCGGATGCTGCTGGTCGGCTACTGCTTCGGCGTCCGGTCTGAGCGGCGGTTGTGCGAGGAGGTTCATCTGAACCTCGCCTATCGCTGGTTCTGCGGGCTCGGCCTCGACGGCGACGTGCCGGACCACTCGACCTTCTCGAAGAACCGTCATGGCCGCTTCCGCGACAGCGACCTGCTGCGCAAGCTGTTCGAGACGGTCGTCCGGCGCTGCATGGCTGAGGGGCTTGTGGGCGGCGACGGCTTCGCGGTCGACGCCAGCCTGATCCGGGCCGACGCCAACCGTCAGCGCTCGGCGGAAGGCACGGACGAGGTCGACTGGGAAGAGTTGGCCGCGACGCGGCGCGCAGTCCGCGAGTACCTCGACACGCTCGACAATGCGGCCTGGGGCGCGGCGAGCCCGACGACGCCGAAGTTCGTCTCGCGGTCGGATCCGGCCGCGCAGTGGACCGGCGCACACAAGGGCCACGCCTTCTTCGCCTACGCCACCAACTACCTGATCGACCTCGACCACGCGGTGATCGTCGACGTCGAGCCCAGCCGCGCCATCCGGCAGGCCGAGGTCGGCTCGGCCCGTACCATGATCAACCGGACCCAGGACCGCTTCGGGCTCTGGCCCGAGCGGCTCGCAGCCGACAGCGCCTATGGTGCGGCCGAGATGCTCGCCTGGCTGGTGCATGAGCGCGGGATCGAGCCGCACATCCCGGTGTTCGACAAGAGCGCTCGGACCGACGGCACGTTCAGCCGTTCGGACTTCCCCTATGACCACGCCCGCGATCTTTACACCTGCCCGGCCGGGAACGAACTGAGACCTCGCCAGAGGGTCTACCGAACCTCGGCTCCGCTCGTCGACGACGACGGCATGATGCGCTACCGCGCGAGCAAGTTCGACTGCGACGCCTGCTCCCTGAAACCGCAGTGCTGCCCAAACGCGCCGGCCCGGAAGATCCCTCGCTCGATCCACGAGGGCGCTCGCGACATGGCGAGGGACATTGCGAAGACCGACGCCTACACGGCCTCCCGGCGTGAGCGGAAGAAGGTCGAGATGCTGTTCGCGCACCTGAAGCGCATCCTGCGGCTCGACCGTCTAAGGCTTCGAGGGCCGTGCGGAGCCCGGGACGAGTTCCTGCTCGCCGCCACCGCCCAAAACCTCAGGAAGCTCGCAAAGATGGTCCTAGCGCCGAGCCCGATCCCGGCCTGA